A genomic segment from Castor canadensis chromosome 1, mCasCan1.hap1v2, whole genome shotgun sequence encodes:
- the LOC109676766 gene encoding olfactory receptor 5M11 — translation MYKCLSTDPESQEISFTNSSTITEFILLGLTDRPELQPFLFMLFLAVYFVTILGNLGMIVLIRLDSHLHTPMYFFLTNLAFVDLCYTSNATPQMLTNFLSEKKSISFVGCFTQCYIFIALLLTEFYMLAAMAYDHYMAICDPLCYSVKMSWLVCICLATFPYVYGFSDGLFQAILTFRLTFCRSNVINHFYCADPPLIKLSCSDTYVKEHAMLISAGFNLSNSLTIILVSYTFIIATILRIKSAEGRCKAFSTCGSHMMAVTLFYGTLFCMYVRPPTNKTVEESKIMAVFYTFVNPVLNPLIYSLRNKGVKQALKNVLRQNMVRTMSVPPLSNKT, via the exons ATGTACAAAT GCTTAAGCACAGACCCTGAGTCTCAGGAAATATCTTTCACAAACAGCAGCACAATAACAGAATTCATTTTGCTTGGACTGACGGATCGTCCAGAACTCCAGCCATTCCTCTTCATGCTGTTTCTTGCTGTTTACTTTGTCACCATCTTAGGCAATCTGGGTATGATAGTGTTAATCAGACTGGATTCTCACCTTCATACAcctatgtacttcttcctcaCCAACTTGGCTTTTGTGGACTTGTGCTACACGTCTAATGCAACCCCACAAATGTTGACTAATTTCTTATcagaaaagaagtccatttcctTTGTTGGCTGCTTTACACAGTGTTACATTTTCATTGCACTTCTCCTCACAGAGTTTTATATGTTGGCAGCAATGGCCTATGACCACTACATGGCCATATGTGACCCTCTGTGCTACAGTGTGAAAATGTCCTGGCTAGTCTGCATTTGCCTGGCCACATTTCCTTATGTCTATGGCTTCTCAGATGGGCTTTTCCAAGCCATCCTGACCTTCCGCTTGACCTTTTGTAGATCCAATGTCATCAACCACTTCTACTGTGCTGACCCACCACTCATTAAGCTTTCATGCTCTGATACTTACGTCAAAGAACACGCCATGCTCATATCAGCTGGCTTCAACCTCTCCAACTCCCTTACCATCATCCTTGTGTCCTATACCTTCATTATTGCAACCATCCTCCGGATCAAATCAGCAGAGGGAAGGTGCAAAGCATTCTCCACTTGTGGTTCCCACATGATGGCTGTGACTTTGTTTTATGGGACTCTCTTCTGCATGTATGTAAGACCACCCACCAATAAGACTGTTGAGGAATCCAAAATAATGGCTGTCTTCTACACCTTTGTAAATCCAGTGCTTAATCCATTGATCTATAGTCTGCGGAACAAAGGTGTAAAGCAGGCTTTGAAGAATGTGCTCAGACAAAATATGGTCAGGACAATGTCAGTGCCTCCACTTTCCAATAAAACATAG